One stretch of Bosea vaviloviae DNA includes these proteins:
- a CDS encoding calcium:proton antiporter has protein sequence MILRLACAWATVAAFLLFGSGLLGQLGAPLASAAIFLWLLGIIIWAAFGVVHEAEILAGRLGEPFGTLILTLSIVIIEVALISAVMLGAKGAPTLGRDTMFAVLMIVLNGVVGIGLLVGGRRHFAQSYNLKGASSYLAVIIPLTVIPLVLPNFTTSTSNGTLTTLQSVSFSLFTITLYGAFLVLQTGRHRSFFQEPTREQAPLPRTAMPGDDEPSENDRGHDDPGGATATHVVLLLANILPIVILAKSLAAVLDFGIIKLGAPVALGGILIAMVVFTPECIAALRAISANQLQRAINLCLGAAASTLGLTVPAVLAIGLLTGQEVVLGLSGTNMVILAMTLLLSTLTFTGTRTTMLEGAVHLAVFFVFLVLVFSP, from the coding sequence ATGATCCTCCGCCTCGCCTGCGCCTGGGCAACCGTTGCCGCTTTCCTGCTCTTCGGAAGCGGCCTGCTCGGCCAGCTCGGCGCGCCGCTGGCGTCTGCAGCGATCTTCCTGTGGCTGCTGGGGATCATCATCTGGGCGGCGTTCGGTGTGGTTCATGAGGCGGAGATCCTGGCCGGTCGGCTCGGCGAGCCTTTCGGGACGCTGATCCTGACGCTCTCGATCGTGATCATCGAGGTGGCGCTGATCTCGGCTGTGATGCTTGGGGCCAAGGGCGCGCCGACGCTGGGGCGCGACACCATGTTCGCGGTGCTGATGATCGTGCTCAACGGTGTGGTCGGCATCGGCCTGCTGGTGGGCGGCCGACGCCATTTCGCGCAGAGCTACAATCTGAAAGGCGCGTCTTCTTATCTCGCGGTGATCATTCCCCTGACCGTGATCCCGCTTGTGCTGCCGAATTTCACGACATCGACCAGCAACGGCACGCTGACGACGCTGCAATCGGTCTCTTTCTCGCTGTTCACCATCACGCTCTACGGTGCCTTCCTCGTGCTCCAGACCGGGCGCCACCGCTCTTTTTTCCAGGAGCCGACGCGCGAGCAGGCGCCGCTGCCTCGTACCGCCATGCCCGGCGATGACGAGCCCAGCGAGAACGACCGCGGCCATGACGATCCAGGCGGCGCGACCGCGACGCATGTCGTCCTGCTGCTCGCCAACATCCTGCCGATCGTCATCCTGGCGAAGAGCCTCGCGGCGGTGCTGGATTTCGGCATCATCAAACTCGGTGCTCCCGTCGCGCTCGGCGGTATCCTGATCGCCATGGTGGTGTTCACGCCGGAATGCATCGCGGCGCTGCGGGCGATCAGCGCCAACCAGCTCCAACGCGCGATCAATCTGTGCCTCGGCGCGGCGGCCTCGACGCTCGGCCTGACCGTGCCGGCCGTGCTCGCGATCGGCCTGTTGACGGGGCAGGAGGTCGTGCTCGGCTTGTCGGGAACCAATATGGTCATCCTGGCGATGACGCTGCTGCTCTCGACGCTGACCTTCACCGGCACGCGCACGACGATGCTGGAGGGCGCGGTGCATCTCGCGGTGTTCTTCGTGTTTTTAGTGCTGGTTTTCAGCCCGTAA
- a CDS encoding DUF1330 domain-containing protein, with protein sequence MTAYAIAHLQDVDLGPEILSYISTIDATLIPFGGRFLVHGATPEVVEGPWPGDLVMIAFPDMEAARGWYASPAYREILPLRTRNSTSVTMLVDGVPEGYKATQVLAKLG encoded by the coding sequence ATGACCGCCTACGCCATTGCCCATCTGCAGGACGTCGATCTCGGGCCGGAGATTTTGAGCTACATCAGCACGATCGACGCGACCCTCATCCCGTTCGGCGGCCGCTTCCTGGTTCATGGGGCGACGCCGGAGGTCGTGGAAGGGCCATGGCCGGGCGATCTCGTCATGATCGCCTTTCCCGACATGGAGGCAGCGCGCGGCTGGTACGCTTCGCCCGCCTACCGGGAGATCCTGCCGTTGAGGACGAGGAATTCGACAAGCGTCACCATGTTGGTCGACGGTGTGCCCGAGGGCTACAAGGCGACGCAGGTGCTGGCCAAGCTCGGCTGA
- a CDS encoding acyl-CoA dehydrogenase family protein produces MSTNAPLRMDIGKRRDIADIASELGAIFGKRADQAVDEDSFVADNFALLKSSGLVEAGVPVELGGGGANVDELAEMLRTLAYHCGSTALAFSMHTHQVAIPAWRWSHLKVMAVEPLLKRVAQERIILLSSGGSDWIGGSGKAEKVDGGYRISARKIFTSGSPAGDLLMTSAVLEAEGEPSTVLHFGVPMNSPNVKVLDNWRVLGMCGTGSNDVLIEGHIVPEAAVAVRRKAGEWHPLFHIIATIAFPLIYSVYLGVAESARDIAIAATKRKQPGQHAIQLAGRMDTELAAARLARDWMLASVRLNAPSATTINDVMMGRQLVARHAIATVELAMELAGGAGFFRATGLERRFRDIQAARYHPLQSGPQAQYAGSMALGLPVEGIY; encoded by the coding sequence ATGAGCACGAACGCGCCATTGAGGATGGATATCGGAAAACGGCGCGACATCGCCGATATCGCAAGCGAACTGGGGGCGATCTTCGGAAAGCGGGCCGATCAGGCCGTCGACGAGGACAGTTTCGTCGCCGACAACTTCGCGCTGTTGAAATCGTCGGGATTGGTCGAGGCAGGCGTGCCGGTCGAGCTTGGCGGCGGCGGCGCCAATGTCGATGAACTGGCCGAAATGCTACGGACGCTGGCCTATCATTGCGGCTCGACCGCGCTCGCCTTTTCGATGCACACGCATCAGGTCGCTATCCCGGCCTGGCGGTGGAGCCATCTGAAGGTCATGGCTGTCGAGCCGCTGCTGAAGCGCGTTGCGCAGGAGCGTATCATCCTGTTGTCGAGCGGCGGCTCCGATTGGATTGGTGGGTCGGGCAAGGCCGAGAAAGTGGATGGCGGCTACCGCATTTCGGCGCGTAAGATTTTTACGTCAGGCTCGCCTGCCGGCGATCTCCTGATGACCAGCGCGGTTCTCGAGGCGGAGGGCGAGCCATCGACGGTTCTCCATTTTGGCGTTCCGATGAACTCTCCAAACGTGAAAGTGCTCGACAACTGGCGCGTGCTCGGCATGTGCGGCACCGGCTCGAACGACGTTCTGATCGAAGGCCACATCGTGCCCGAAGCCGCAGTCGCGGTCCGGCGCAAGGCAGGCGAATGGCATCCCTTGTTCCACATCATCGCGACGATCGCGTTTCCCTTGATTTACTCGGTCTATCTCGGCGTCGCCGAGAGCGCGCGCGACATCGCGATTGCTGCGACCAAGCGAAAGCAGCCGGGCCAGCACGCGATTCAGCTTGCAGGGCGCATGGATACCGAACTCGCCGCGGCGCGGCTGGCGCGCGACTGGATGCTCGCCTCGGTGCGCCTCAACGCGCCCTCCGCCACGACCATCAACGACGTGATGATGGGCCGACAGCTTGTCGCCCGTCACGCGATCGCCACGGTCGAGCTCGCGATGGAACTGGCCGGAGGCGCCGGCTTCTTCAGGGCAACCGGGCTGGAGCGGCGTTTCCGCGACATCCAGGCTGCGCGCTATCATCCGCTGCAATCGGGGCCGCAGGCGCAATATGCGGGTTCGATGGCGCTGGGGCTTCCGGTCGAGGGGATCTACTGA
- a CDS encoding winged helix-turn-helix transcriptional regulator: MAAEIVCSRWTALVVRELLCGTTRFNDLRRGVPRMSPSLLSKRLKELEDAGVIAATPSGQPGAMNYRLTEAGEDLRGVIMSLGFWGQRWVESSMSLKNLDPSLLMWDMRRGLEPSPLPPRRCTINFIYPELSADRRSWWLVVNGEKVDLCLTDPGYEIDLYVRSSLRTMTAVWMGISQLSTEVEAGNIQLTGDKAIARSIHQWLALSPFAKAERAVKN, translated from the coding sequence ATGGCGGCGGAGATCGTCTGCAGTCGCTGGACCGCCCTCGTGGTGCGCGAACTCCTGTGCGGCACGACCCGCTTCAACGATCTACGACGCGGCGTGCCGCGCATGTCGCCTTCGCTGCTGTCGAAGCGATTAAAGGAGCTGGAGGATGCGGGCGTGATCGCGGCAACGCCATCCGGCCAACCCGGTGCGATGAACTACAGGCTGACGGAGGCCGGTGAGGATTTGCGCGGCGTGATCATGTCGCTCGGCTTTTGGGGACAACGCTGGGTCGAGTCGTCCATGTCACTGAAGAACCTCGATCCGTCGCTTCTGATGTGGGACATGCGGCGTGGCCTTGAGCCATCGCCGCTGCCGCCGCGACGCTGCACCATCAACTTCATCTACCCGGAGTTGAGCGCCGATCGCAGGTCGTGGTGGCTGGTGGTCAATGGCGAGAAGGTCGATCTGTGCCTCACCGATCCAGGCTACGAGATCGATCTTTACGTGCGCAGCTCGCTGCGGACGATGACGGCCGTCTGGATGGGCATCTCGCAGCTGAGCACCGAGGTCGAGGCCGGCAACATCCAGTTGACCGGCGACAAGGCGATTGCCCGGTCGATCCATCAGTGGCTCGCCCTGTCGCCCTTCGCCAAGGCGGAGCGCGCCGTCAAGAACTGA
- the aroB gene encoding 3-dehydroquinate synthase — MTIPAHENPGGRIIVPVALEGRSYDIHIGRHQLCEAAALIARLAPGAKAALVTDAHVAALHAPAFEACLHQEGIAATRIVIPPGEASKSYARLIELCDALLAAKIERQDLVIALGGGVVGDLTGFAAAVLRRGVRFIQIPTSLLAQVDSSVGGKTGINSTHGKNLIGAFHQPALVIADTALLDTLSEREFKAGYAEVVKYGLIDDAGFFDWCEINWSRIITGGPERDHAVAVACRAKAAIVARDEREEGDRALLNLGHTFAHALERLTNYDSTRLVHGEAVAIGLALAFRFSQRLGLCSGQDAVRVARHLDHVGLPSRLHQVPGGAGSADEIVAAMAQDKKVKRGAMTFILAHGIGKSFIAPGVAAAEVKAFIETELSVNGKAA, encoded by the coding sequence ATGACTATTCCAGCTCACGAAAACCCGGGCGGGCGGATCATCGTCCCGGTCGCGCTCGAAGGCCGCTCCTACGATATCCATATCGGCCGCCACCAGCTTTGCGAGGCGGCGGCCCTGATCGCGCGACTCGCGCCCGGCGCAAAGGCGGCGCTGGTGACCGACGCGCATGTCGCGGCATTGCATGCCCCGGCCTTCGAGGCCTGCCTGCACCAGGAGGGGATCGCGGCGACCCGCATCGTGATCCCGCCGGGCGAAGCCTCGAAATCCTATGCGAGGCTGATCGAGCTCTGCGACGCGCTGCTGGCGGCCAAGATCGAGCGCCAGGATCTCGTCATCGCGCTTGGCGGTGGCGTCGTCGGCGATCTCACCGGCTTTGCGGCCGCGGTGCTGCGGCGCGGCGTGCGCTTCATTCAGATTCCGACGAGCCTCCTGGCCCAGGTCGATTCCTCCGTCGGCGGCAAGACCGGGATCAACTCCACCCATGGCAAGAACCTGATCGGTGCCTTCCACCAGCCTGCGCTGGTCATCGCCGACACCGCATTGCTCGACACGCTGAGCGAGCGCGAGTTCAAGGCCGGCTATGCCGAGGTGGTGAAATACGGGCTGATCGACGATGCCGGCTTCTTCGACTGGTGCGAGATCAATTGGAGCCGGATCATCACCGGCGGGCCCGAGCGCGATCATGCGGTGGCGGTCGCCTGTCGGGCCAAGGCCGCGATCGTCGCGCGTGACGAGCGCGAGGAGGGGGACCGGGCGCTGCTCAATCTCGGCCATACCTTCGCACATGCGCTGGAGCGATTGACGAACTACGATTCGACGCGTCTCGTCCATGGCGAGGCGGTTGCGATCGGGCTTGCGCTCGCCTTCCGCTTCTCGCAGCGCCTGGGGCTGTGCTCGGGTCAGGACGCGGTCCGCGTCGCCCGCCATCTCGACCACGTCGGGCTCCCGAGCCGGCTCCATCAGGTGCCGGGCGGAGCTGGCAGCGCCGACGAGATCGTCGCGGCGATGGCGCAGGACAAGAAGGTCAAGCGCGGCGCCATGACGTTCATCCTGGCGCATGGCATCGGCAAAAGCTTCATCGCGCCGGGCGTTGCGGCTGCGGAGGTCAAGGCGTTCATCGAGACCGAGCTCTCGGTGAACGGCAAGGCGGCCTGA
- a CDS encoding shikimate kinase has product MMGSGKSAVGRKLATRLGLPFVDADTEIETAAGMSIPEIFAQRGESEFRDGERRVIGRILTTRAPLVLATGGGAYMNAETRERIAQLGISVWLKAEPEVLMRRVRKRSNRPLLQTADPDATLRRMLTEREPVYALADLTLISRDDPLDVVVEDVVVALGQHLRPPPSGSQESCGSQKSCGSQES; this is encoded by the coding sequence ATGATGGGCTCGGGCAAGAGCGCGGTCGGCCGCAAGCTGGCGACCCGGCTCGGTTTGCCCTTCGTCGATGCCGATACCGAGATCGAAACGGCGGCGGGCATGAGCATCCCCGAGATCTTCGCCCAGCGCGGCGAAAGCGAGTTCCGCGACGGCGAGCGGCGGGTGATCGGCCGCATCCTGACCACGCGCGCGCCGCTCGTGCTGGCAACGGGCGGCGGCGCCTATATGAATGCCGAGACGCGCGAGCGCATCGCTCAGCTTGGCATCTCGGTCTGGCTCAAGGCCGAGCCCGAGGTGCTGATGCGCCGGGTCCGCAAGCGCTCGAACCGACCGCTGCTGCAGACCGCCGATCCCGACGCGACGCTGCGCCGGATGCTGACCGAGCGCGAGCCGGTCTATGCGCTGGCCGACCTCACCTTGATCTCGCGCGACGATCCCCTGGACGTCGTGGTCGAGGATGTCGTGGTGGCGCTCGGTCAGCATCTGCGGCCGCCGCCTTCTGGGTCGCAAGAATCCTGTGGGTCGCAAAAATCCTGTGGGTCGCAAGAGTCATGA
- a CDS encoding histidine kinase — MPTLFRFVAFLAILGGLVFGGMVALVTFVQPEPREIIEIVPPAKLQPR, encoded by the coding sequence GTGCCGACGCTGTTCAGATTCGTCGCCTTTCTCGCCATTCTCGGCGGGCTGGTCTTCGGCGGCATGGTCGCGCTGGTGACGTTCGTCCAGCCCGAACCGCGCGAGATCATCGAGATCGTGCCGCCAGCCAAGCTGCAACCGCGATGA
- a CDS encoding site-specific tyrosine recombinase XerD, translating into MSREARARLKAFLDMLAAERGAARNTLEAYERDIDDYLEWLGGKALGDLAADDIRGWLGDIAARGLKASSAARKLSAVRQFHRFLYTEGLLPNDPSAAIEGPRQGRPLPKVVSVADVDRLIETARLASERDGLSKPARLKALRMRCLIELLYATGLRVSELIALPLSAATTRERFLVVRGKGDKDRLVPLNEAAREAGLAYLEALRQAGGADSRWLFPSDGESGHLTRQAFARDLKSLTAAAGLSPAALSPHVLRHAFASHLLQNGADLRVVQELLGHADIATTQIYTHVLDERLKSMVRDLHPLADENVKSHEV; encoded by the coding sequence ATGAGCCGCGAGGCGCGCGCAAGGCTGAAGGCCTTCCTCGACATGCTGGCGGCCGAGCGCGGCGCGGCCCGCAATACGCTGGAAGCCTATGAGCGCGACATCGACGACTACCTGGAATGGCTCGGCGGCAAGGCATTGGGCGATCTTGCGGCGGACGATATCCGCGGCTGGCTCGGCGACATCGCCGCGCGCGGCCTCAAGGCGTCCTCGGCTGCGCGCAAGCTCTCGGCCGTGCGCCAGTTCCATCGCTTTCTCTACACCGAGGGTCTCCTGCCCAACGACCCTTCGGCCGCCATCGAGGGCCCAAGGCAGGGCCGTCCCCTGCCGAAAGTGGTCTCCGTCGCCGATGTCGACCGGCTGATCGAAACGGCGCGCCTGGCGAGCGAGCGAGACGGCTTGTCGAAGCCCGCCCGGCTGAAGGCGCTGCGCATGCGCTGCCTGATCGAATTGCTCTACGCCACGGGCCTGCGCGTCTCGGAACTGATCGCGCTGCCGCTCTCGGCTGCGACCACGCGCGAACGCTTCCTGGTGGTGCGCGGCAAGGGCGACAAGGACCGGCTGGTGCCCTTGAACGAGGCCGCGCGCGAGGCGGGGCTCGCTTATCTCGAGGCGCTGCGTCAGGCGGGCGGGGCCGACAGCCGCTGGCTCTTTCCCTCCGATGGCGAAAGCGGGCATCTGACCCGCCAGGCCTTCGCCCGCGACCTCAAATCGCTGACTGCGGCGGCAGGGCTTTCACCCGCCGCCCTGAGCCCGCATGTGCTGCGCCACGCCTTCGCCAGCCACCTCCTGCAGAACGGCGCCGATCTGCGCGTCGTGCAGGAATTGCTCGGCCATGCCGATATCGCCACCACCCAGATCTACACCCATGTCCTCGACGAGCGGCTGAAAAGCATGGTCCGCGACCTGCACCCGCTCGCCGACGAGAATGTCAAATCTCACGAAGTTTGA